A region of Campylobacter armoricus DNA encodes the following proteins:
- a CDS encoding filamentous hemagglutinin N-terminal domain-containing protein encodes MKKLANHIILSGVTVSMLFSPLMALPSGGKFTHGTTGTINKPNNNTLNIHGNGTNSVIQWGGGFSIGKGESVNFNGNNKNYLNIAHGTSKSTIDGLLNANGNNVFLINPNGVIITKNGTINANRFVASTSSMSNEDMNKFAKLSFNDGLSFSPVFKPQKAGNVVNMGNINADSLLFQGNKILLDADTNWDKEHNGVKFGIIKARNITLEGDEVHVNVASIDGSVENPEFYLEKIKVIGKGQAYLDATGYYYNTSSGRSLSLLRIDNSNNKSFKVHNYIGISSVRDWWHFAKGWNEDKAGFRTSASEYRLTKDIDFGGNCNSRGECTGQNYANYWIDLNGDGQKQDNEYTSMIIGYGDENYFNKKFDGQGFTLSSMYIDTTALENKPQYVGIFGKIYGDFSVHNLNVDYNQGYIKTNNAQYVGGLVGAAIRKEHSNSFSEFKNINIKNISFIDAKSNSDLYVGGFTGILNNARVDNIELYGIKTIVATGVGGVNLVRAGGFVGRLEYVNRDNPIEIAYDTIKIKDIDSIKSTFDCDRYCGEAYAGGFAGDILVNDSYFKMKNITLEDIGNIEANTKGYLSTAGGFFGNGEFNIFNFDDQYNMDNVLIENITMKNIGNIKSIASNQAYSGGFFGDYRNSYDFKTSFENIFIYFKPDSSIVANGSVAVKDIFGNKINSKNQNIFIYHKNLDGTNNNGVTERKYTNDELMSEFNEKIQSIKTPNIEKPSEIFKPDLSDIGNIQNEKVEFQKEWYNKEVVQAILDDILNGKYRVSINKFGEIVFYVSTVDGVEITLDSIKQSLDFLDTLKDKNSGFESSEKLKDIYAKYNKALKIKDEYVAAQEHLFKDGKNSFYETYAKYQKELEIYNSYVKEIEAGKRKINDPEYLASFDKINSLATILKNQRDVVNNIATKLNDENIAKNEYGYTNFKFLGDFALDFVHNPQSPDVDNPNKPELPETDMNFEQTASLNLIGDEALEEEDEKQEVEEASMKQRSRTCIVSDNYKTMNPCVVGECSLINI; translated from the coding sequence ATGAAAAAGTTAGCAAATCATATCATACTTTCAGGTGTAACTGTATCAATGCTTTTTTCTCCACTAATGGCTCTACCTAGTGGAGGTAAATTTACTCATGGAACAACAGGAACTATAAACAAACCAAACAACAATACTTTAAATATACATGGTAATGGAACAAACTCTGTTATTCAATGGGGGGGGGGATTTAGTATAGGTAAAGGTGAAAGTGTAAATTTTAATGGAAACAATAAAAACTACCTAAACATTGCTCATGGAACAAGTAAATCTACTATAGATGGATTATTAAATGCAAATGGTAATAATGTATTTTTAATCAATCCTAATGGAGTAATCATTACTAAAAATGGAACTATCAATGCTAATCGCTTTGTAGCTTCTACTTCATCGATGAGTAATGAAGATATGAATAAATTTGCAAAGTTAAGCTTTAATGATGGCTTAAGCTTTTCACCAGTATTTAAACCACAAAAAGCTGGTAATGTAGTCAATATGGGTAATATTAATGCAGATAGTCTTTTATTTCAAGGAAATAAAATACTTTTAGATGCTGATACTAATTGGGATAAAGAACATAATGGCGTTAAATTTGGAATAATCAAAGCAAGAAACATAACTTTAGAAGGTGATGAAGTTCATGTTAATGTTGCTAGTATAGATGGAAGCGTAGAAAATCCTGAATTTTATTTAGAAAAAATAAAAGTTATAGGAAAAGGACAAGCTTATTTAGATGCTACTGGATATTACTATAATACGAGTTCTGGAAGATCGTTAAGTCTTTTGAGAATTGATAATAGTAATAATAAATCTTTTAAAGTGCACAATTATATCGGTATAAGTTCTGTACGAGATTGGTGGCATTTTGCTAAAGGGTGGAATGAAGATAAAGCAGGATTTAGAACTAGTGCTAGTGAATATAGACTAACTAAGGATATAGATTTTGGTGGTAATTGTAATAGTCGTGGCGAATGCACCGGTCAAAACTATGCTAATTATTGGATAGACTTAAATGGTGATGGGCAAAAACAAGATAATGAATACACTAGCATGATAATTGGTTATGGTGATGAAAATTATTTTAATAAAAAATTTGATGGACAAGGTTTTACCTTAAGTAGTATGTATATTGACACAACAGCATTGGAAAACAAGCCTCAATATGTAGGTATTTTTGGAAAAATTTATGGTGATTTTAGTGTGCATAATTTAAATGTAGACTATAATCAAGGCTATATTAAAACAAATAATGCACAATATGTTGGAGGGCTTGTTGGTGCTGCAATAAGAAAAGAGCATAGTAATAGTTTTTCAGAATTTAAAAATATAAATATAAAAAATATTAGCTTTATTGATGCTAAAAGTAATTCTGATTTGTATGTTGGTGGCTTTACTGGTATATTAAATAATGCTAGAGTAGATAATATAGAGCTTTATGGGATAAAAACCATAGTCGCTACAGGGGTTGGAGGAGTTAATCTTGTAAGAGCTGGCGGTTTTGTTGGTAGGTTAGAATATGTAAATCGAGATAATCCTATAGAAATTGCATATGATACTATAAAAATTAAAGATATAGATTCCATCAAATCGACTTTTGATTGTGATAGGTATTGTGGAGAAGCTTATGCTGGCGGTTTTGCTGGGGATATTCTTGTAAATGATTCTTATTTTAAAATGAAAAATATCACACTAGAAGATATAGGTAATATTGAAGCAAATACAAAAGGATATCTATCTACAGCTGGTGGTTTTTTTGGAAATGGAGAATTTAATATTTTTAATTTCGATGATCAGTACAACATGGATAATGTTCTTATTGAAAATATAACCATGAAGAATATTGGAAATATTAAATCTATAGCTTCAAATCAAGCATATAGTGGAGGATTTTTTGGAGATTATCGAAATTCTTATGACTTTAAAACATCTTTTGAGAATATTTTTATTTATTTTAAACCAGATTCTAGTATTGTAGCAAATGGTAGTGTTGCAGTAAAAGATATTTTTGGTAATAAAATAAACAGTAAAAATCAAAATATTTTCATATATCATAAAAATTTAGATGGCACCAATAACAATGGAGTAACAGAAAGAAAATATACCAATGATGAACTAATGAGTGAATTTAATGAAAAAATTCAAAGCATAAAAACTCCAAATATTGAAAAACCTAGTGAAATTTTTAAGCCAGATTTATCAGACATAGGAAATATACAAAATGAAAAAGTTGAGTTTCAAAAAGAATGGTACAATAAAGAAGTAGTTCAAGCTATATTAGATGATATCTTAAATGGAAAATATAGAGTAAGTATCAATAAATTTGGTGAGATTGTATTTTATGTGAGTACTGTAGATGGAGTTGAGATTACGCTAGATTCTATTAAGCAAAGTTTGGATTTTCTTGATACACTCAAAGATAAAAATTCAGGATTTGAATCAAGTGAAAAATTAAAAGATATTTATGCAAAATACAACAAAGCTTTAAAAATAAAAGATGAGTATGTGGCAGCTCAAGAACATCTTTTTAAAGATGGTAAAAATTCTTTTTATGAAACTTATGCAAAATATCAAAAAGAATTAGAAATTTATAATTCTTATGTTAAAGAAATAGAAGCAGGTAAAAGAAAAATAAACGATCCTGAATATCTAGCTAGTTTTGATAAAATCAACTCTTTAGCAACAATATTGAAAAATCAAAGAGATGTAGTAAATAATATAGCAACTAAGCTTAATGATGAAAATATAGCAAAAAATGAATATGGTTATACTAATTTTAAATTTTTGGGTGATTTTGCATTAGATTTTGTACATAACCCGCAAAGCCCTGATGTGGATAATCCAAACAAACCTGAACTTCCTGAAACTGATATGAATTTTGAACAAACAGCCTCACTTAATCTAATAGGTGATGAAGCTTTAGAAGAAGAAGATGAAAAGCAAGAAGTAGAAGAAGCTTCTATGAAACAAAGATCAAGAACTTGCATAGTAAGTGATAATTATAAAACTATGAATCCTTGTGTGGTAGGGGAATGTAGTCTAATAAACATATAA